A genomic stretch from Marinimicrobium sp. C6131 includes:
- a CDS encoding YheV family putative zinc ribbon protein, which produces MTFSKTPRFIAGAVCPRCSAMDRLRVYNEDGKDYRECVDCGFKQEQHIQPQVREIETRVNTSQEERKAQEQVVKILSPDDNT; this is translated from the coding sequence ATGACCTTCAGCAAAACGCCCCGGTTTATCGCCGGGGCCGTCTGCCCCCGCTGCTCCGCCATGGACCGCCTTCGCGTGTACAACGAAGACGGCAAAGACTACCGCGAATGCGTCGACTGTGGCTTCAAACAGGAACAGCACATCCAACCCCAGGTGCGCGAAATCGAAACCCGCGTCAACACCAGCCAAGAGGAACGCAAAGCCCAGGAGCAAGTCGTCAAAATCCTCTCCCCGGACGACAATACCTAA
- a CDS encoding integron integrase, whose translation MARKSPFLEMVRGEIRLRGYSLRTEKTYLFWIYRYIIFHGKEHPTKMGANEVKEFLTWLAVKKEVAVNTQKVALNALVFLYHKVLKVELGELDFKLATKQRHLPTTLTKREVSQILRQLPERDRLIISLLYGSGLRITECLRLRVQDVCFDRLALTVRDGKGNKDRQTLLSQSAVPALKQQIEVALAVQESDNAHGIGPSIPGALGKKYPSGYRMPAWMFVFPSSALCQHTFTGVTCRHHLHETVIRKSLQRAVKAAGVTGKKVNCHTFRHSFATHLLQSGYDIRSVQELLGHNDVKTTQIYTHVLGQHYAGTRSPLDTLVD comes from the coding sequence ATGGCGCGAAAAAGCCCCTTTTTGGAAATGGTTCGTGGTGAGATCCGGTTGCGCGGATACAGCCTTAGAACCGAGAAGACCTATTTGTTTTGGATTTACCGCTACATCATATTCCATGGTAAAGAGCATCCCACAAAGATGGGCGCCAATGAAGTCAAAGAGTTTCTTACCTGGCTTGCCGTTAAAAAAGAAGTCGCCGTCAATACGCAGAAAGTTGCATTGAATGCGTTGGTGTTTCTCTACCATAAAGTCCTCAAAGTAGAGCTGGGCGAACTCGATTTCAAGCTGGCAACCAAGCAACGCCACCTGCCCACTACGCTGACAAAGCGTGAAGTAAGCCAGATTTTACGCCAACTGCCTGAGAGGGACCGACTTATCATTTCCCTGCTATACGGCAGTGGGTTAAGAATTACGGAGTGCTTGCGTCTGCGCGTTCAGGATGTCTGCTTCGACCGACTGGCGCTTACCGTGCGCGACGGGAAAGGCAACAAAGATCGGCAAACGTTGCTGAGCCAGTCTGCTGTCCCGGCACTTAAACAACAGATTGAGGTCGCTTTGGCCGTTCAGGAAAGTGACAATGCTCACGGCATCGGCCCCTCTATTCCAGGGGCACTGGGGAAGAAGTACCCTAGCGGCTATCGGATGCCGGCGTGGATGTTTGTTTTTCCATCGTCAGCGCTATGTCAGCACACCTTCACGGGTGTCACCTGCCGCCACCACCTCCATGAAACCGTTATACGGAAATCTTTGCAGCGTGCCGTAAAGGCGGCGGGGGTCACCGGGAAGAAAGTGAACTGCCACACCTTTCGCCATTCATTCGCCACCCACTTGCTACAGAGCGGCTATGACATACGCAGCGTGCAGGAGCTATTGGGCCACAACGATGTGAAGACCACGCAGATTTATACCCATGTGCTGGGGCAGCACTATGCGGGGACGCGTAGTCCGCTCGACACTTTGGTGGATTAA
- a CDS encoding gamma carbonic anhydrase family protein translates to MTASASSSPALRRYQGVAPTLGERVYVDPAAVVIGDVTLGSDTSVWPCAVIRGDMHRIRIGERASIQDNSCLHITHAGPFNPDGYPLTIGDDVTVGHSVTLHGCTLGNRILVGIGSTILDGAVVEDEVVIGAGTLVPPGKRLESGYLYMGAPCKPVRPLKETERQFFRYSADNYVTLKNVYLDETV, encoded by the coding sequence ATGACCGCTTCTGCTTCCTCTTCACCCGCCCTGCGCCGCTATCAAGGCGTCGCTCCGACCTTGGGCGAGCGCGTCTACGTTGACCCGGCCGCCGTGGTGATCGGCGACGTGACACTGGGCAGTGATACGTCCGTCTGGCCCTGTGCGGTCATTCGCGGCGATATGCACCGTATACGTATAGGCGAACGGGCCAGTATTCAAGACAACAGTTGCCTGCACATCACCCACGCCGGCCCTTTCAATCCAGACGGTTACCCGCTCACCATCGGCGATGACGTCACCGTGGGCCACTCGGTCACCCTGCACGGCTGCACCCTGGGCAACCGCATTCTGGTGGGCATCGGCTCCACCATTCTGGACGGCGCCGTGGTGGAAGACGAGGTGGTGATCGGCGCCGGGACCCTGGTGCCCCCCGGCAAACGCCTGGAGAGTGGTTACCTTTATATGGGGGCGCCCTGTAAGCCCGTTCGTCCCCTGAAAGAAACCGAACGTCAATTTTTCCGGTACTCAGCCGATAACTACGTCACACTGAAAAATGTGTATTTAGACGAAACCGTCTAA
- a CDS encoding DUF4279 domain-containing protein, giving the protein MDYDDEYPTCAKTDALLRIFSDDKSPSEISGFLGIEPTSSQEKGGLRNPNNPKSKSKVNCWYFGSKADVQSNDSRRHLDWVIERIYPKKKEFIELKQAGADISICCIWESSSNHGGPTIDPTQMGPLSELGIPVWWEFWYNYDTENS; this is encoded by the coding sequence ATGGACTACGATGACGAATACCCGACATGTGCAAAAACAGATGCCCTTTTAAGAATATTCTCTGACGATAAAAGCCCCAGTGAAATTTCGGGTTTTTTGGGTATAGAACCTACGAGCTCGCAGGAAAAGGGAGGATTAAGAAACCCAAATAATCCGAAATCCAAGAGTAAAGTTAATTGTTGGTATTTCGGAAGTAAAGCGGACGTTCAATCAAACGATAGCCGCAGACATCTCGATTGGGTAATCGAGAGAATCTATCCAAAGAAGAAGGAATTTATCGAGCTGAAGCAAGCTGGCGCAGACATAAGTATTTGCTGCATCTGGGAGTCTAGTTCAAATCATGGTGGCCCAACGATTGATCCAACGCAGATGGGACCACTGTCTGAATTAGGAATTCCTGTATGGTGGGAATTTTGGTATAACTATGACACAGAAAACTCATAA
- a CDS encoding VOC family protein, translated as MFEVKATQHVLAVKDLENTESYFLDKLGFSVRFRVDGWSFLSLGSFHIMLGHCPDELSARDTHDHSYFAYVNCVGIDDLYRDYQQRGTEIFQAISDKPWGLREFGVATPEGHRIMFGEDIEPSGNS; from the coding sequence ATGTTTGAAGTAAAAGCCACTCAGCATGTCCTGGCGGTCAAGGATCTCGAGAACACCGAAAGCTACTTTCTCGACAAACTTGGGTTTTCCGTCCGGTTCCGCGTGGACGGATGGTCGTTCTTGAGTCTTGGCAGTTTTCATATAATGTTGGGTCACTGTCCGGACGAGCTTTCGGCCCGTGATACGCATGACCATTCGTACTTTGCGTATGTGAACTGCGTGGGCATTGACGACCTCTACCGTGACTATCAGCAACGCGGCACCGAGATTTTCCAGGCAATATCGGATAAACCTTGGGGGTTGCGTGAGTTTGGTGTAGCAACACCAGAGGGTCATCGAATCATGTTCGGTGAGGACATTGAACCATCAGGGAACTCATAA
- a CDS encoding DUF6988 family protein: MSLLPNFRNMLAFIDPKVHEFASADSQRSAVAGALYDVANEHAKGICTLLENHHYASAFALTRSLFETFVRAAWILHCATDKEFNTFVTKDKIELESKERFTFGEMVKAVEKARDWPDTLSGIKDHAWNALNSYAHGGQLQVTRRYDGVTIQPHHDPEQVDEIVRFSAMLTFLTFSEIAEISGSEEMHVHAEALYKKISPWCFNKALKNDA; the protein is encoded by the coding sequence ATGAGTCTACTGCCTAATTTCAGAAATATGCTCGCATTCATAGACCCAAAGGTCCATGAGTTTGCGAGCGCTGACTCTCAGCGTAGCGCGGTAGCCGGAGCATTATATGATGTCGCCAACGAACACGCTAAGGGTATATGTACCTTACTCGAAAACCATCACTACGCTTCTGCATTCGCTTTGACGAGATCATTGTTTGAGACTTTCGTTCGCGCCGCATGGATACTACACTGCGCGACTGATAAGGAGTTCAATACTTTCGTAACTAAAGACAAGATTGAGTTAGAGAGCAAAGAACGTTTCACCTTTGGTGAAATGGTAAAGGCAGTAGAGAAGGCTAGGGACTGGCCGGATACTTTATCCGGGATCAAGGACCATGCTTGGAACGCTCTAAATAGTTATGCACATGGCGGTCAGCTTCAAGTAACCCGGAGGTATGATGGCGTTACAATTCAGCCGCATCACGATCCCGAGCAAGTCGATGAGATAGTGCGATTTTCTGCAATGCTTACATTTTTAACTTTTAGTGAAATTGCAGAAATATCGGGGAGCGAAGAAATGCATGTGCACGCCGAAGCTCTATACAAGAAGATTAGCCCTTGGTGTTTTAACAAAGCGCTCAAAAATGACGCTTGA
- a CDS encoding AAA family ATPase, with translation MILAQEYEEVIDAIKKHLYPRRKYLIAIDGYPGTGKSSLSRFLAFKLEMPAIETDLLRVLEEEQPSYRLGELRNLIQSRHDQNRPVIVEGIFTLDTLDKIGLVPDYLIYVDNSEANCGYSLRHSMPEYLEKYKPHVLASYVCNTDFIKM, from the coding sequence ATGATTCTGGCCCAAGAGTATGAAGAAGTGATTGATGCGATCAAGAAACATTTATATCCTCGGAGAAAATACTTGATCGCTATAGATGGGTATCCTGGAACTGGTAAGTCGAGCCTCTCTAGATTCTTGGCCTTTAAATTGGAAATGCCTGCAATAGAAACTGACTTACTTAGAGTTCTTGAGGAAGAACAGCCTTCCTACCGTTTAGGTGAATTGCGCAACCTTATACAATCTCGCCATGATCAAAATCGTCCAGTTATTGTAGAGGGAATATTCACTTTGGACACTCTCGATAAGATCGGACTTGTACCAGACTATCTAATATACGTTGATAATTCTGAGGCAAATTGCGGCTATTCTCTTCGGCATTCTATGCCTGAATACCTTGAGAAATACAAACCACATGTACTTGCAAGCTATGTCTGCAACACTGATTTCATTAAAATGTAA
- a CDS encoding DUF2007 domain-containing protein yields the protein MQEVYLPENNIEAHLVQGLLESEGIECEIRGEYLPGAAGELPAASTVSLWVHEAQFEQAKQVLARYEAGEFAAE from the coding sequence ATGCAAGAGGTCTATTTACCGGAAAACAACATCGAGGCGCATCTGGTTCAGGGGCTGCTCGAATCCGAGGGCATTGAGTGCGAAATCCGTGGTGAATATTTACCCGGAGCCGCCGGTGAGCTGCCCGCGGCCAGCACCGTATCCCTGTGGGTGCACGAAGCACAGTTTGAACAGGCCAAGCAGGTGTTGGCACGGTACGAGGCGGGGGAATTTGCAGCAGAATGA
- a CDS encoding sensor domain-containing diguanylate cyclase produces MTSNPTNAGGAALGGFQPWIDPWLMALMAAIAIGLLIHNHWLKARLRRQVEQLQESEQRLRLLTDNMTDFVWVVDAQSRLSYVSPSVTKLLGYTPDEMMGQTMTYALEPESAEFTLQLQQKLVAAAKRGEHRNYVDTVAELAQRHKRGHRIWTEVAIRVFFTPEGDFAGAQGSGRNINERKKAEQTVWEMAFYDPLTDLPNRRLMNDRLTQALANASRQREQCAVFFLDLDNFKQINDTEGHDGGDQLLVAVADRLREHLRDSDTIARYGGDEFVVVSQFLGREPAIARASTAALGEKILALFRTPFEINGRAYTVYTSVGAALSRQGEHPVSELLREADLAMYQAKTQGHNQLVIAD; encoded by the coding sequence ATGACATCCAACCCGACCAACGCCGGAGGGGCCGCGCTGGGCGGCTTCCAGCCATGGATCGACCCCTGGTTAATGGCTCTGATGGCTGCAATTGCCATCGGATTGCTGATTCACAATCACTGGTTGAAAGCCCGCCTGAGGCGCCAGGTAGAGCAGCTCCAGGAAAGCGAGCAGCGCCTGCGGTTACTGACCGACAACATGACGGATTTTGTCTGGGTGGTAGACGCCCAGAGCCGCCTGTCCTACGTGAGCCCCTCGGTCACCAAACTGCTGGGCTATACACCGGACGAGATGATGGGCCAGACCATGACCTACGCTCTGGAGCCGGAATCCGCCGAGTTTACCCTGCAATTGCAGCAAAAACTGGTAGCCGCCGCCAAACGCGGTGAACACCGAAACTACGTCGACACCGTCGCCGAGCTGGCCCAGCGCCACAAACGGGGGCACCGGATATGGACCGAAGTGGCCATCCGGGTCTTCTTTACACCCGAAGGGGACTTTGCGGGGGCTCAGGGCTCCGGGCGCAATATCAACGAGCGGAAAAAAGCCGAGCAGACCGTCTGGGAAATGGCCTTCTACGACCCGCTCACCGACCTGCCCAACCGCCGCCTGATGAACGACCGCCTCACCCAGGCACTGGCGAATGCCAGCCGTCAACGGGAGCAATGCGCGGTTTTCTTCCTCGACTTGGACAATTTCAAACAGATCAACGACACTGAAGGTCACGATGGCGGCGACCAGCTATTGGTGGCGGTGGCGGATCGCCTGCGGGAGCACCTGCGCGACAGCGATACCATTGCCCGCTACGGGGGCGATGAATTCGTGGTGGTGTCCCAGTTTCTGGGCCGGGAACCGGCAATCGCCCGAGCCAGCACGGCGGCACTGGGTGAAAAAATTCTCGCCCTGTTCCGCACCCCCTTTGAAATCAATGGCCGCGCCTACACCGTCTACACCAGCGTAGGCGCGGCCCTGTCCAGACAGGGCGAGCACCCGGTGAGCGAACTGCTCCGGGAGGCCGACCTGGCCATGTACCAGGCCAAAACCCAGGGACATAACCAGTTGGTCATCGCCGACTGA
- the prlC gene encoding oligopeptidase A, producing the protein MANPLLETHELPPFSAIKPEHVEPAIRQLIEENRAHRERLLAGLSQPTWGNFVAPLEAEEDRLEQAWSPVSHLNAVVNSEALREAYNASVALLTEYNTEVSQDRRLYEAFQAIADSPEYDELNQAQRQSIDNALRDFRLGGVALEGEAKKRYGQIKKRLSELSTQFANNVLDATQAWYKHFTDPQDLAGLPDSALEQAAQAAKQKNLEGYVTTLDIPSFLAVMTYAEDRALRRETYTAFVTRASAEGQKADGSSAAQWDNTAIIDETLALRHELAQLLGFNNYAERSLATKMADSTEQVISFLTELAEKSRPLAEQDIQQLKRFAEKEGCTDLQAWDLAYYSEKLRQADYALSQEDLRPYFPAERVISGLFEVVKRLYDIDIVPVASFDSWHPDVRFYQIYKDGEHIAGFYFDIFARENKRGGAWMADCRVRRQTDRGVQRPVAFLTCNFTPPVGETPSLLTHDEVTTLFHEFGHGLHHMLTQIDVAAVSGINGVAWDAVELPSQFLENWCWEPDVVPLISGHYKTGEPLPKDLLDKLLAAKNFQSGMQMVRQLEFSLFDFRLHAEYDPANPKSPQQLLDEVRDQVAVIKPPAFNKFQNSFSHIFAGGYAAGYYSYKWAEVLSADAFSRFEEEGIFNRDTGESFLKEILQQGGSRPPMELFVNFRGREPSIAPLLRHSGIDEEAA; encoded by the coding sequence ATGGCCAACCCCCTGCTGGAAACCCACGAACTGCCCCCGTTTTCAGCCATCAAGCCGGAGCATGTGGAGCCCGCCATTCGTCAACTGATTGAAGAGAATCGCGCGCACCGCGAACGGCTGCTGGCCGGGCTGAGCCAGCCGACGTGGGGCAACTTTGTCGCTCCGCTGGAGGCCGAAGAGGACCGTCTTGAGCAGGCCTGGTCCCCAGTGAGCCACCTGAACGCCGTGGTCAACAGCGAGGCTCTGCGTGAAGCCTACAACGCCAGCGTGGCGCTGCTGACCGAGTACAACACCGAAGTGAGCCAGGACAGGCGCCTGTACGAGGCCTTTCAGGCGATTGCCGACAGCCCGGAGTACGACGAACTGAACCAGGCTCAGCGCCAGTCCATCGATAACGCCCTGCGGGACTTCCGTCTTGGGGGTGTAGCCCTGGAGGGCGAGGCCAAAAAACGCTATGGCCAGATCAAAAAACGCCTGAGTGAGTTGTCCACCCAGTTCGCCAACAACGTGCTCGACGCCACCCAGGCCTGGTACAAACACTTTACCGACCCGCAGGATCTGGCCGGCTTGCCCGACTCCGCCCTGGAACAGGCCGCTCAGGCCGCCAAGCAGAAAAACCTGGAGGGCTATGTCACCACCCTGGACATTCCCTCCTTCCTGGCGGTGATGACCTACGCCGAGGACCGGGCCCTGCGTCGGGAAACCTACACCGCGTTTGTCACTCGTGCCTCCGCTGAAGGCCAGAAGGCCGATGGCAGCAGTGCCGCCCAGTGGGACAACACGGCGATCATCGACGAAACCCTGGCCCTGCGCCACGAGCTGGCTCAGTTATTGGGTTTTAACAACTATGCCGAACGCTCCCTGGCCACCAAAATGGCGGACAGCACCGAGCAGGTGATCAGCTTCCTGACCGAACTGGCAGAGAAGTCCAGACCCCTGGCGGAGCAGGATATTCAGCAACTGAAGCGCTTTGCGGAAAAAGAAGGCTGCACCGACCTGCAAGCCTGGGACCTGGCCTACTACAGCGAAAAACTCCGCCAGGCGGACTACGCCCTGTCCCAGGAAGACCTGCGCCCCTACTTCCCGGCCGAGCGGGTGATCAGCGGCCTGTTCGAGGTGGTCAAACGTCTGTACGACATCGACATTGTGCCGGTGGCGAGCTTTGATAGCTGGCACCCCGACGTGCGTTTTTATCAGATCTATAAAGACGGCGAACACATCGCCGGCTTCTACTTCGACATCTTCGCCCGGGAAAACAAGCGCGGTGGTGCCTGGATGGCGGATTGCCGGGTACGTCGCCAGACCGACCGCGGTGTGCAGCGGCCGGTGGCGTTCCTGACCTGCAACTTCACCCCGCCCGTGGGCGAGACACCTTCACTGCTCACTCATGACGAAGTGACCACCCTGTTCCACGAATTCGGGCACGGCCTGCACCACATGCTCACGCAAATTGACGTGGCCGCCGTCAGTGGCATTAACGGTGTGGCCTGGGATGCGGTGGAGCTGCCCAGCCAATTCCTGGAAAACTGGTGCTGGGAGCCGGATGTGGTACCGCTGATTTCCGGCCACTACAAAACCGGTGAACCGCTGCCCAAGGACCTGCTGGACAAACTGCTGGCGGCGAAGAACTTCCAGTCCGGCATGCAGATGGTGCGGCAACTGGAGTTCTCCCTGTTTGACTTCCGCCTGCACGCGGAATACGACCCGGCGAACCCCAAATCTCCCCAGCAATTGCTGGACGAAGTGCGCGACCAGGTGGCGGTCATCAAGCCGCCGGCATTCAACAAGTTCCAGAACAGCTTCAGCCACATTTTTGCTGGCGGCTACGCGGCGGGCTATTACAGCTACAAATGGGCCGAAGTGCTCTCCGCCGATGCCTTCTCGCGGTTCGAGGAAGAAGGCATCTTCAATCGGGACACCGGCGAGAGCTTCCTGAAAGAAATCCTCCAGCAGGGCGGCAGCCGCCCGCCAATGGAATTGTTCGTCAACTTCCGCGGCCGCGAGCCCAGTATTGCGCCACTGCTGCGCCACAGCGGCATCGACGAGGAGGCTGCCTGA
- a CDS encoding nuclear transport factor 2 family protein produces the protein MDVAQTLIDFEMELVNPSARENRERMKELLAEDFEEFGSSGKVISKADVLKADGPVPAYELSDFSVHMLGERAALVKYRASIPGHNSHRSSVWVNCENRWQVLHHQSTVVPSDV, from the coding sequence ATGGACGTAGCTCAAACCTTAATTGACTTTGAAATGGAGCTGGTGAACCCTTCGGCTAGAGAGAATCGTGAGCGCATGAAAGAACTCCTTGCCGAAGATTTTGAGGAGTTTGGTAGCTCGGGAAAAGTTATTTCCAAGGCCGATGTTCTGAAGGCTGATGGCCCAGTTCCAGCGTATGAGCTTAGCGATTTTTCGGTACACATGCTTGGGGAGAGGGCGGCGCTAGTGAAATACCGTGCCAGTATTCCAGGTCATAACTCGCACAGGAGTTCGGTTTGGGTGAACTGCGAGAATAGGTGGCAAGTGCTTCACCATCAATCTACGGTGGTGCCAAGTGACGTTTAA